In Methanosarcina siciliae T4/M, one genomic interval encodes:
- a CDS encoding class I SAM-dependent methyltransferase: MLENFLPPGQRLKVLDVGTGPGFLALLFVEMGHEVTAIDISAGMLEKARNNAKTLGVKVDLFHGDAEKLPFEDCYFDLVVNKYLLWTLPQPETAVQEWMRVLKPGGRVFAIDGNWFNPRPDKKVKRWITGVVNPDMNKNPSRSFFNEFYGPIRKALPFYEDISPENVSIVFSKMGFENTAVNPLQEAQEFKKNKRSFIQGFLRDTPSS, from the coding sequence ATGCTTGAAAATTTCTTACCTCCCGGGCAAAGGTTAAAGGTGCTGGATGTAGGAACCGGTCCTGGTTTTCTTGCGCTTCTCTTTGTGGAAATGGGACATGAGGTGACAGCCATAGATATCTCCGCGGGCATGCTCGAAAAAGCACGAAATAACGCAAAGACCCTGGGTGTCAAGGTTGATTTATTTCATGGCGATGCGGAAAAACTGCCGTTTGAAGACTGCTATTTTGACCTGGTCGTAAACAAATACCTGCTCTGGACCCTACCTCAACCGGAAACAGCAGTTCAGGAATGGATGCGTGTCCTCAAACCTGGAGGCAGGGTTTTTGCTATCGACGGCAACTGGTTTAACCCCCGCCCGGACAAGAAGGTCAAGCGCTGGATTACCGGCGTGGTGAACCCCGACATGAACAAAAATCCCTCCAGATCATTTTTCAATGAATTTTACGGGCCGATCCGAAAAGCCCTCCCTTTCTATGAGGACATAAGCCCGGAGAATGTCTCAATTGTCTTTTCCAAAATGGGTTTTGAAAACACTGCTGTAAATCCCCTTCAGGAAGCGCAGGAATTCAAGAAAAACAAGCGTTCATTCATTCAAGGATTTCTCAGGGATACCCCATCTTCCTGA